A portion of the Nitratidesulfovibrio termitidis HI1 genome contains these proteins:
- a CDS encoding FeoA family protein — MGKTIPLRQLAVGQRARIAKVDAHGELGRRIRDMGLIPGAEVEVMGRAPLMDPVALRLKGFTLSLRNNEADFIAVEIDAKPRPQE; from the coding sequence ATGGGCAAAACCATTCCCCTGCGGCAACTGGCCGTGGGCCAGCGGGCGCGCATCGCCAAGGTTGACGCGCATGGCGAACTGGGGCGGCGCATCCGTGACATGGGGCTGATCCCCGGTGCGGAAGTGGAAGTCATGGGCCGTGCGCCCCTGATGGATCCGGTGGCCCTGCGCCTGAAGGGGTTCACCCTTTCGTTGCGCAACAACGAGGCCGACTTCATCGCCGTCGAGATCGACGCCAAGCCCCGTCCGCAGGAGTAG
- a CDS encoding FeoB-associated Cys-rich membrane protein: MTWDTLVVVAIVLAAAGYVAWRYLFRKSGGCGCGCDCSGSSGSSASSASSASSGSSGGSGCCGGGGHIASKPGASCGCGK; this comes from the coding sequence ATGACTTGGGATACTCTCGTGGTCGTCGCCATCGTGCTGGCGGCGGCGGGGTATGTGGCGTGGCGGTACCTGTTCCGCAAGTCGGGCGGGTGCGGTTGCGGCTGCGACTGCTCTGGCAGTTCCGGCAGTTCCGCGAGTTCCGCCAGTTCCGCCAGTTCCGGTAGTTCCGGCGGCTCGGGCTGCTGCGGCGGCGGGGGGCACATCGCCTCCAAGCCCGGCGCATCCTGCGGTTGCGGCAAGTAG
- a CDS encoding FeoA family protein: MPCCKLSDVPAGCRVRVRRLCDKQGERGRLCALGITPGTELEVCSQGGACCVRVRDASLVLGDTLACDVYCEPVHSGRQLRD; the protein is encoded by the coding sequence ATGCCTTGTTGCAAGTTGAGTGATGTTCCCGCCGGATGCCGGGTTCGGGTGCGTCGTCTCTGCGACAAGCAGGGCGAGCGGGGCAGGCTGTGCGCGCTGGGCATTACGCCCGGCACGGAACTGGAAGTCTGCTCGCAGGGGGGCGCGTGCTGCGTCCGGGTGCGCGATGCCTCGCTGGTGCTGGGCGACACCCTGGCCTGCGACGTCTACTGCGAGCCGGTGCACTCCGGTCGGCAACTGCGCGATTGA
- a CDS encoding M20 family metallopeptidase, producing MPQSAAPNAVVPHTPVTSVATGSTDTFAHFAEQARACLPSGLDEATASDIADMVALTARLMAIRSTASRPDEVARCAEIIAAWLADNGIPCTRMEHEGVPSLLAGNPSHAAPLALLVHFDVVDGADAMFTPRLDAAAGVLHGRGSIDDKYAVAVALVLCRRCLRELAARGLGPDALPLVLVITGDEETGGRNGAFRVLPHVHADFCVALDGGSPGSVIIKEKGVIDLVLTARGKSAHGARPWLGENAVDALVRDYEALKPLFPGLYPQLAGLAASDAPSSPAASPQAEAHWHRTLNLGLLHAGTAVNLVPGEAVAHLDVRYTEHDDPHQLVAAMRAAVQGQLDVTRMEPLFVTGDTPWLDRLLRHAPGTATGCAHGASDARFLTDLSMAGVVWGAEGETSQHTDQEHLLVPSLAPVYQALLALAREAVSR from the coding sequence ATGCCGCAATCCGCAGCCCCCAACGCCGTCGTGCCACATACGCCCGTCACGTCTGTGGCCACCGGATCCACGGACACCTTCGCCCATTTCGCGGAGCAGGCCCGCGCCTGCCTGCCGTCCGGACTGGACGAGGCCACCGCTTCGGACATCGCCGACATGGTGGCGCTGACCGCCCGACTCATGGCCATCCGCTCCACGGCCTCGCGCCCGGACGAGGTGGCCCGTTGCGCGGAAATCATAGCCGCCTGGCTGGCCGACAACGGCATCCCCTGCACCCGCATGGAGCACGAGGGCGTGCCCTCGCTGCTGGCGGGCAACCCGTCCCACGCCGCGCCGCTGGCCCTGCTGGTGCACTTCGACGTGGTGGACGGCGCGGACGCCATGTTCACCCCGCGCCTTGACGCCGCGGCAGGCGTGCTGCACGGGCGCGGCAGCATCGACGACAAGTATGCCGTGGCCGTGGCCCTGGTGCTGTGCCGCCGCTGCCTGCGCGAGCTTGCCGCGCGCGGCCTTGGCCCGGACGCCCTGCCCCTGGTGCTGGTGATCACCGGCGACGAGGAAACCGGCGGGCGCAATGGCGCGTTCCGGGTGCTGCCGCACGTCCACGCCGACTTTTGCGTGGCCCTGGACGGCGGCTCGCCGGGCTCGGTCATCATCAAGGAAAAGGGCGTCATCGACCTGGTGCTGACGGCGCGGGGCAAAAGCGCCCACGGCGCGCGGCCCTGGCTGGGCGAAAACGCCGTGGACGCGCTGGTGCGCGACTACGAGGCGCTGAAGCCGCTGTTTCCGGGCCTGTATCCGCAACTGGCGGGACTGGCGGCATCGGACGCGCCCTCCTCCCCTGCGGCGTCTCCGCAAGCGGAAGCCCACTGGCACCGCACCCTGAACCTGGGCCTGCTGCACGCGGGCACGGCAGTAAACCTGGTGCCCGGCGAAGCCGTGGCCCATCTGGACGTGCGCTACACGGAACACGACGATCCCCACCAACTGGTGGCCGCCATGCGCGCCGCCGTGCAGGGGCAACTGGACGTCACCCGCATGGAGCCGCTGTTCGTCACCGGCGACACCCCGTGGCTGGACAGGCTGCTGCGCCACGCCCCCGGCACGGCCACCGGCTGCGCCCACGGGGCCAGCGACGCCCGGTTCCTGACCGATCTTTCCATGGCCGGGGTGGTCTGGGGCGCGGAAGGCGAAACCAGCCAGCACACCGACCAGGAGCATCTGCTGGTTCCCAGCCTGGCGCCGGTGTATCAGGCCCTGCTGGCCCTGGCTCGCGAGGCGGTCAGCAGATAG
- the feoB gene encoding ferrous iron transport protein B — MSANVIVALAGNPNSGKTTAFNEYTGSRQHVGNYPGITVEKKEGIARVDGREVRVVDLPGTYSLTAYTQEEVVARRVLVEDRPDVVIDVINAGALERNLYLAVQLMELGIPVALGLNMIDEARKQGLRIDAARLSQLLDLPVVETVARTGEGLKGLMSAAVAHGDARRGTPWKPLEISYGPDLDPVLARMVERIEAARFLTEKYPARWVALKYLESDEDIRALGRAAGPLAAELEAMAAEVARHLEATLNSYPEAVIADYRYGYISGVLRQGVLTRHDELSQRLAASDRMDRVLTHRLLGPVIMLAVLYGIYEITFAIGEYPMGWVEAFFGWMNEAASAALPDGLLKSLVVSGIIDGVGGVMGFVPLIMLMFMMIAFLEDSGYMARVAYMLDRVFRLFGLHGCSVMPYIVSGGIAGGCAVPGVMAARTLRSPRERLATILTAPFMTCGAKLPVFILFVGVFFAEQEAQAMFALTLLGWGMALIVARLLRSTVIKGESTPFVMELPPYRLPTLRGILIHTWERTWQYIKKAGTVILAISILLWAAMTFPQLPEDRTAAFEAQRAAVTAQKEAAETPGENVAGAETAEQGSGQAVAEAPADPATAEDGEAAAEGEETDPFEAQLAVIDAEEAAAGLEYSIAGRVGFALESVTAPAGFDWRTNIALVGGFAAKEVIVSTLGTAYSLGEVDAEDAGSLAERIKADPHWTPAAAAALMVFVLLYAPCFVTVVAIKQESGSWRWAIFSTVFSTILAFGLSVAVYQIGTAMLAGG, encoded by the coding sequence ATGTCCGCCAACGTTATCGTCGCCCTTGCGGGCAACCCCAACTCCGGCAAGACCACCGCGTTCAACGAGTACACCGGTTCGCGCCAGCACGTGGGCAACTACCCCGGCATCACGGTGGAAAAGAAGGAAGGCATCGCCCGCGTGGACGGGCGCGAAGTGCGCGTGGTGGACCTGCCCGGCACCTATTCGCTTACCGCCTACACCCAGGAAGAAGTGGTGGCCCGCCGCGTGCTGGTGGAAGACCGCCCCGACGTGGTCATCGACGTCATCAACGCGGGTGCGCTGGAGCGCAACCTGTACCTGGCCGTGCAGCTGATGGAACTGGGCATTCCCGTGGCCCTCGGCCTGAACATGATCGACGAGGCCCGCAAGCAGGGGCTGCGCATCGACGCCGCGCGCCTGTCGCAGCTGCTGGACCTGCCCGTGGTGGAAACCGTGGCCCGCACCGGTGAAGGCCTGAAGGGCCTGATGTCCGCCGCCGTCGCCCATGGCGACGCCAGGCGCGGCACCCCCTGGAAGCCGCTGGAAATCTCCTACGGTCCGGACCTTGACCCGGTGCTGGCCCGCATGGTCGAGCGCATCGAGGCGGCCCGGTTCCTTACCGAAAAGTATCCCGCCCGCTGGGTGGCCCTGAAGTATCTGGAAAGCGACGAGGACATCCGCGCCCTGGGCCGCGCCGCCGGTCCGCTGGCGGCAGAGCTGGAAGCCATGGCAGCCGAGGTGGCCCGCCATCTGGAAGCCACCCTGAACAGCTACCCTGAAGCCGTCATCGCCGACTACCGCTACGGGTACATTTCCGGCGTGCTGCGCCAGGGCGTGCTGACCCGCCACGACGAGCTTTCGCAGCGCCTGGCCGCCTCGGACCGCATGGACCGCGTGCTCACCCACCGCCTGCTCGGCCCGGTGATCATGCTGGCCGTGCTGTACGGCATTTATGAAATCACCTTTGCCATCGGCGAATACCCCATGGGCTGGGTGGAAGCCTTCTTTGGCTGGATGAACGAGGCGGCATCCGCCGCGTTGCCCGACGGCCTGCTGAAGTCGCTGGTGGTTTCGGGCATCATCGACGGCGTGGGCGGGGTCATGGGCTTCGTGCCGCTGATCATGCTGATGTTCATGATGATCGCCTTCCTTGAAGACTCCGGCTACATGGCCCGCGTGGCCTACATGCTGGACCGGGTGTTCCGCCTGTTCGGCCTGCATGGCTGCTCGGTGATGCCCTACATCGTGTCCGGCGGCATCGCGGGCGGCTGCGCCGTGCCCGGCGTCATGGCCGCGCGCACCCTGCGCAGCCCGCGCGAACGGCTGGCCACCATCCTGACCGCGCCGTTCATGACCTGCGGCGCCAAGCTGCCGGTGTTCATCCTGTTCGTGGGCGTGTTCTTTGCCGAGCAGGAAGCCCAGGCCATGTTCGCCCTTACCCTGCTGGGCTGGGGCATGGCGCTCATCGTGGCGCGCCTGCTGCGCTCCACGGTGATCAAGGGCGAATCCACCCCCTTCGTCATGGAACTGCCCCCGTACCGCCTGCCCACCCTGCGCGGCATCCTCATCCACACCTGGGAGCGCACCTGGCAGTACATCAAGAAGGCCGGTACCGTCATTCTGGCCATCTCCATCCTGCTGTGGGCGGCCATGACCTTCCCGCAGCTGCCCGAGGACCGCACCGCCGCGTTCGAGGCGCAGCGCGCCGCCGTCACCGCCCAGAAGGAAGCGGCGGAAACCCCCGGTGAAAACGTGGCCGGGGCGGAAACTGCCGAACAGGGCAGCGGACAGGCCGTGGCCGAAGCCCCTGCCGATCCCGCAACCGCCGAAGACGGCGAGGCCGCCGCCGAAGGCGAGGAAACCGATCCGTTCGAGGCGCAGCTTGCGGTCATCGACGCCGAGGAAGCCGCCGCCGGGCTGGAATACTCCATCGCGGGCCGCGTGGGCTTCGCGCTGGAGTCGGTGACGGCCCCGGCCGGGTTCGACTGGCGCACCAACATCGCCCTGGTGGGCGGCTTCGCGGCCAAGGAAGTCATCGTCTCCACCCTGGGCACGGCCTATTCGCTGGGCGAGGTGGATGCCGAGGACGCCGGGTCGCTGGCCGAACGCATCAAGGCCGACCCGCACTGGACTCCCGCCGCTGCCGCCGCGCTGATGGTCTTCGTGCTGCTGTACGCCCCCTGCTTCGTCACCGTGGTGGCCATCAAGCAGGAATCGGGCTCGTGGCGCTGGGCCATCTTCAGCACCGTGTTCAGCACCATCCTGGCCTTCGGCCTGTCAGTGGCCGTCTACCAGATCGGCACCGCCATGCTGGCCGGGGGCTAA